A window of Blastomonas sp. SL216 contains these coding sequences:
- the secE gene encoding preprotein translocase subunit SecE yields the protein MASEGKKTSPGEFVRQVRTEASKVVWPSRQETVTTSIMVFILMTILAIFFLTVDSVFGAIVKWLLTLA from the coding sequence ATGGCCAGCGAAGGAAAGAAGACCAGCCCCGGCGAATTCGTGCGACAGGTGCGTACGGAAGCGTCCAAGGTCGTCTGGCCGAGCCGCCAGGAAACGGTCACCACGTCGATCATGGTGTTTATCCTGATGACGATCCTGGCGATCTTCTTCCTGACCGTCGATTCGGTCTTCGGCGCCATCGTCAAATGGCTGCTCACGCTCGCGTGA
- a CDS encoding COX15/CtaA family protein: MTSLSQPRIATPLSHDRTAPQAIAVWLYGVALLVFCMVVVGGITRLTESGLSITEWNVVTGTLPPLSESAWVSEFEKYKRIPEYIEVNAGMTLAEFKTIYFWEYVHRLLGRLVGLAFALPFAWFAIRRAIPQGYGWRLFALFALGGLQGAIGWWMVASGLTERTDVSHFRLAVHLLNALFIMSGLIWTARDLQVLARDPAARPARMTGLALAAILILFVQLLLGAWVAGLNAGYAAKSWPLMNGSFVPVDIDWSKGVLHALTYDPFLLHFLHRWWAFAAVAALVVLARAVRKADRAASIAIHSAFGVQVLLGIATVMSSVDLHLAVLHQAVGAILVGTVAWGAHSLGRASLPAAS; the protein is encoded by the coding sequence ATGACCAGCCTTTCGCAGCCCCGGATCGCCACGCCCCTGTCGCATGACCGCACCGCGCCGCAAGCGATCGCGGTGTGGCTCTATGGCGTTGCGCTGCTGGTCTTCTGCATGGTGGTTGTCGGCGGCATCACCCGGCTGACCGAATCGGGCCTGTCTATCACCGAATGGAATGTCGTCACCGGCACGCTGCCGCCGCTCTCCGAATCCGCCTGGGTATCGGAGTTCGAGAAGTACAAGCGCATCCCCGAATATATCGAGGTCAATGCCGGGATGACGCTGGCCGAGTTCAAGACCATCTATTTCTGGGAATATGTCCATCGGCTGCTCGGGCGGCTGGTCGGGCTTGCCTTTGCGCTGCCCTTTGCCTGGTTCGCGATCCGCCGCGCTATTCCGCAGGGCTATGGCTGGCGGCTGTTCGCGCTGTTTGCGCTGGGCGGGCTGCAGGGGGCGATCGGCTGGTGGATGGTGGCATCGGGCCTGACCGAGCGCACCGATGTCAGCCATTTCCGGCTCGCGGTGCATCTGCTCAACGCGCTGTTCATCATGTCCGGGCTGATCTGGACCGCGCGCGACCTTCAGGTGCTGGCACGCGATCCCGCCGCGCGCCCTGCCCGGATGACCGGTCTGGCGCTGGCGGCGATCCTCATCCTGTTCGTCCAGCTGCTACTTGGCGCCTGGGTCGCGGGGCTCAACGCCGGCTATGCCGCCAAGAGCTGGCCGCTGATGAATGGCAGCTTCGTGCCGGTGGATATCGACTGGTCCAAGGGCGTGCTGCACGCGCTGACCTATGATCCGTTCCTGCTGCACTTCCTGCACCGCTGGTGGGCCTTTGCTGCGGTTGCCGCGCTGGTGGTGCTGGCGCGCGCGGTGCGCAAGGCGGACCGCGCAGCGTCGATTGCCATCCACAGCGCCTTCGGCGTGCAGGTGCTGCTGGGCATCGCCACGGTGATGAGCAGCGTCGACCTGCATCTGGCGGTGCTCCACCAGGCCGTCGGCGCGATCCTGGTCGGCACTGTCGCCTGGGGTGCGCACAGCCTGGGCCGAGCGTCCCTGCCGGCAGCATCATGA
- the rplA gene encoding 50S ribosomal protein L1, which produces MAKVTKKAKALAAKLDAEKLYGVDEAIKTIKELATSKFDETIEVALNLGVDPRHADQMVRGVVSLPSGTGKDVRVAVFARGDKAEAALAAGAERAGAEDLMEEIQNGKIDYDRIIATPDMMGVVGRLGKLLGPKGLMPNPKLGTVTPNVAEAVKAAKGGQVEFRVEKAGIIHSGIGKASFSDEALRANFDAFVDAIVKAKPSGSKGKYLRKISVSSSMGPGLKVDVSEVHAG; this is translated from the coding sequence ATGGCAAAAGTGACCAAGAAGGCAAAGGCTCTCGCCGCCAAGCTCGACGCTGAAAAGCTGTACGGCGTTGATGAAGCCATCAAGACCATCAAGGAACTGGCGACGTCGAAGTTCGACGAAACCATCGAAGTCGCGCTGAACCTGGGCGTTGACCCGCGTCATGCCGACCAGATGGTCCGCGGTGTCGTGTCGCTGCCCTCGGGCACCGGCAAGGACGTGCGCGTCGCCGTGTTTGCTCGCGGTGACAAGGCCGAAGCGGCTCTGGCTGCTGGCGCCGAGCGTGCGGGCGCCGAAGACCTGATGGAAGAGATCCAGAACGGCAAGATCGATTACGACCGCATCATCGCCACCCCCGACATGATGGGTGTGGTCGGTCGTCTCGGCAAGCTGCTGGGTCCCAAGGGCCTGATGCCGAACCCGAAGCTGGGCACCGTGACCCCGAACGTCGCCGAAGCCGTCAAGGCGGCCAAGGGCGGCCAGGTGGAATTCCGCGTCGAAAAGGCCGGTATCATCCATTCGGGCATCGGCAAGGCGAGCTTCTCGGACGAGGCGCTGCGCGCCAATTTCGATGCATTCGTCGATGCGATTGTCAAGGCAAAGCCCTCGGGCTCCAAGGGCAAGTATCTGCGCAAGATTTCGGTCAGCTCGTCGATGGGCCCCGGCCTGAAGGTCGATGTGTCGGAAGTGCACGCAGGCTGA
- the rpsI gene encoding 30S ribosomal protein S9 translates to MSDTVQSLSDIKDIAADIETPGTPAVKVSNAPLREQELDKQGRAYATGRRKDAVARVWLKPGTGKIIINKRDQEVYFARPTLRLVINQVFDITERQGQYDVICTVKGGGLSGQAGAVKHGISQALTKYEPALRSTVKAAGFLTRDSRTVERKKYGKAKARKSFQFSKR, encoded by the coding sequence ATGTCTGATACCGTGCAATCCCTGTCCGACATCAAGGACATCGCTGCCGACATCGAAACCCCCGGCACCCCCGCCGTCAAGGTTTCGAACGCCCCGCTGCGCGAGCAGGAACTGGACAAGCAGGGCCGCGCCTATGCCACCGGTCGCCGCAAGGACGCCGTGGCCCGCGTGTGGCTGAAGCCCGGCACCGGCAAGATCATCATCAACAAGCGCGACCAGGAAGTGTATTTCGCACGTCCGACGCTGCGTCTCGTCATCAACCAGGTGTTCGACATTACCGAGCGCCAGGGCCAGTATGACGTGATCTGCACCGTCAAGGGCGGCGGACTTTCGGGCCAGGCCGGCGCGGTCAAGCATGGCATCAGCCAGGCGCTGACCAAGTACGAGCCTGCGCTGCGCAGCACGGTCAAGGCGGCAGGCTTCCTGACCCGCGACAGCCGTACCGTCGAGCGTAAGAAGTACGGCAAGGCCAAGGCGCGCAAGAGCTTCCAGTTCTCGAAGCGCTGA
- a CDS encoding MerC domain-containing protein produces MLSRITRSGQLDSAAIALSALCMVHCAAGIWLVAGFASMGGIFLSPWVHEIGFVLAAVMAALALGHGLRLHGARLPLAIGTFGIAAMLAAMTVPHGGPWEYALTFVGVALLSIAHLLNYRAARQH; encoded by the coding sequence ATGTTGTCTCGTATCACCCGGTCCGGCCAGCTCGATTCGGCCGCGATTGCGCTGTCTGCGCTGTGCATGGTGCACTGCGCGGCAGGCATCTGGCTGGTTGCGGGATTCGCCTCGATGGGCGGCATTTTCCTCTCCCCCTGGGTGCATGAGATCGGCTTTGTCCTGGCTGCGGTGATGGCTGCGCTGGCGCTCGGCCACGGGTTGAGGCTGCATGGTGCGCGGCTGCCGCTGGCAATCGGTACGTTCGGTATCGCCGCGATGCTCGCCGCGATGACGGTTCCGCATGGCGGACCCTGGGAATATGCGCTGACCTTTGTCGGCGTCGCCCTGCTGAGCATCGCGCATCTGCTCAACTATCGCGCCGCGCGTCAGCACTGA
- a CDS encoding DUF1491 family protein — protein MIEPRLAAHVRIEALKRLTSAAGGFATIIARGDPVSGAILIARTVRGQDNALLESFLGFDGKPDWQEVWAEDSAQDTAKGSMAEYVERRRARDTDLWIIELDVASRAQFNAIIAQAS, from the coding sequence GTGATCGAGCCCCGGCTGGCGGCGCATGTCCGGATCGAGGCGCTCAAACGCCTGACCTCTGCCGCTGGCGGATTTGCCACCATCATCGCCAGGGGTGACCCGGTATCGGGTGCGATCCTGATCGCGCGGACCGTGCGCGGGCAGGACAATGCGCTGCTCGAATCCTTTCTAGGATTCGATGGAAAACCCGATTGGCAGGAGGTCTGGGCAGAGGATTCGGCGCAGGACACGGCCAAGGGCAGCATGGCCGAATATGTCGAAAGACGCCGGGCGCGCGACACCGATTTGTGGATTATCGAACTGGATGTCGCCAGCCGCGCACAGTTCAACGCGATAATCGCGCAGGCGAGTTGA
- the rplM gene encoding 50S ribosomal protein L13 codes for MKALLKTTKSIKPAEVEKKWHIIDADGLVVGRVAVIIANILRGKHKPSYTPHVDCGDHVIVINAGKVQLTGNKRSDKVYYKHTGYIGGIKEVTAAKVLDGRFPERVLEKAVERMVPRGPLGRQQMRNLHLFTGTEHPHAGQQPEVLDVASLNRKNKVGA; via the coding sequence ATGAAGGCTTTGCTCAAGACCACCAAGTCGATCAAGCCGGCTGAGGTGGAAAAGAAATGGCATATTATCGATGCCGATGGACTGGTGGTCGGCCGCGTCGCGGTGATCATCGCCAACATCCTGCGCGGCAAGCACAAGCCGAGCTACACCCCGCATGTCGATTGCGGTGACCATGTCATCGTCATCAACGCCGGCAAGGTGCAGCTGACCGGCAACAAGCGCAGCGACAAGGTCTATTACAAGCACACCGGTTATATCGGTGGCATCAAGGAAGTGACCGCCGCCAAGGTGCTGGACGGCCGCTTCCCCGAGCGCGTGCTTGAAAAGGCGGTGGAGCGCATGGTTCCCCGTGGTCCGCTGGGTCGCCAGCAGATGCGCAACCTGCACCTCTTCACCGGAACCGAACATCCGCATGCCGGCCAGCAGCCCGAAGTGCTCGACGTGGCCTCGCTCAACCGCAAGAACAAGGTGGGTGCATAA
- the nusG gene encoding transcription termination/antitermination protein NusG codes for MSRWYIIHAYSGFENKVRDAILADAERMGLSALVEQVEVPTETVTEVRRGKKVQTERKFFPGYVLAKLKMTDDVYHVVKNTPKVTGFLGPNGKPQAISDAEAARILNTKEEAANAPRARIDVDYEIGDSVKVLEGPFASFNGIVEELDFDKARVKVSVSIFGRATPVDLDFEHVELAK; via the coding sequence ATGTCGCGCTGGTACATCATTCACGCTTATTCCGGCTTTGAGAACAAGGTCCGCGACGCGATTCTCGCCGATGCAGAGCGCATGGGCCTGTCGGCGCTGGTCGAGCAGGTCGAGGTGCCCACCGAAACCGTGACCGAGGTGCGTCGCGGCAAGAAGGTGCAGACCGAGCGCAAGTTCTTCCCCGGCTATGTGCTGGCCAAGCTCAAGATGACCGACGATGTCTATCACGTCGTCAAGAACACGCCCAAGGTCACCGGCTTCCTGGGCCCCAATGGCAAGCCGCAGGCGATCAGCGACGCCGAGGCCGCCCGCATCCTGAACACCAAGGAAGAAGCCGCCAACGCGCCGCGCGCCCGCATCGATGTCGATTACGAGATCGGTGATTCGGTCAAGGTGCTCGAAGGTCCGTTCGCCAGCTTCAACGGCATCGTCGAGGAACTCGATTTCGACAAGGCCCGCGTCAAGGTCTCGGTCTCGATCTTCGGCCGCGCAACGCCCGTCGATCTCGACTTCGAGCATGTCGAACTGGCAAAGTAA
- a CDS encoding bifunctional sulfur carrier protein/thiazole synthase protein — translation MAGHHFRSRLIVGTGKYKDFAQNAAALEASGAEIVTVAVRRVNVSDPSAPMLTDFIDPKKITYLPNTAGCFTGEEAIRTLRLAREAGGWDLVKLEVLGEAKTLYPDMHETLRATEILAKEGFKPMVYCVDDPIGAKRLEDAGAVAIMPLGAPIGSGLGIQNRVTIRLIVENAKVPVLVDAGVGTASDAAIAMELGCDGVLMNTAIAEAKDPIRMARAMKLAVEAGRDAYLAGRMGTRKYADPSSPLAGLI, via the coding sequence GTGGCGGGCCACCATTTCCGTTCGCGCCTGATTGTCGGCACCGGCAAGTACAAGGACTTTGCGCAGAACGCAGCAGCCCTCGAAGCCTCGGGCGCGGAGATCGTCACCGTCGCGGTGCGCCGGGTCAACGTGTCGGACCCCAGTGCGCCGATGCTGACCGACTTTATCGATCCGAAGAAGATCACCTATCTGCCCAATACCGCAGGCTGCTTCACCGGCGAGGAAGCAATCCGCACGCTGCGCCTGGCGCGCGAGGCAGGCGGATGGGATCTGGTCAAGCTGGAGGTGCTGGGCGAGGCCAAGACGCTCTACCCCGATATGCACGAGACGCTGCGCGCCACCGAGATCCTGGCCAAGGAAGGCTTCAAGCCGATGGTCTATTGCGTCGATGATCCGATCGGCGCCAAGCGGCTGGAAGACGCAGGCGCGGTGGCGATCATGCCGCTGGGCGCGCCGATCGGATCGGGGCTGGGCATCCAGAACCGCGTCACCATCCGGCTGATCGTCGAGAACGCCAAGGTGCCGGTGCTGGTCGATGCAGGCGTCGGTACCGCGTCCGATGCGGCAATCGCGATGGAGCTGGGCTGCGACGGCGTGCTGATGAACACCGCCATTGCCGAGGCGAAGGATCCGATCCGCATGGCGCGCGCGATGAAGCTGGCGGTCGAGGCAGGCCGTGATGCCTATCTGGCCGGGCGCATGGGCACGCGCAAATATGCCGATCCTTCCAGTCCGCTCGCCGGGCTGATCTGA
- a CDS encoding UrcA family protein: MFARALAPFASRALAAAAASAIIFSATAQAKPAVTEQVSANRVVRSVEVRFVDLDLTTPEGAETLKTRLRSATNQVCGSLPRGPLSEQIDYRTCVSETMASGQRAMVTLVARAEAGERFKAGERIAVGS; encoded by the coding sequence ATGTTCGCCCGTGCTCTTGCCCCGTTCGCCTCTCGTGCCCTGGCCGCTGCTGCCGCCTCGGCCATCATCTTTTCCGCCACCGCCCAGGCCAAGCCGGCCGTGACCGAGCAGGTCTCCGCCAACCGCGTCGTGCGCAGCGTCGAAGTGCGTTTTGTCGATCTCGACCTCACCACGCCGGAGGGAGCCGAAACGCTCAAGACCCGGCTGCGCTCCGCCACCAACCAGGTTTGCGGCAGCCTGCCGCGCGGCCCGCTGAGCGAGCAGATCGACTATCGCACCTGTGTCAGCGAGACCATGGCCAGCGGCCAGCGCGCCATGGTGACCCTGGTCGCCCGCGCCGAGGCCGGTGAGCGCTTCAAGGCCGGCGAGCGCATCGCTGTCGGCAGCTAA
- the rplK gene encoding 50S ribosomal protein L11: MAKKIEGYIKLQVPAGSANPSPPIGPALGQRGVNIMEFCKQFNAATQEMEKGTPLPTVITVYGDRSFTFVTKTPPASYLIKKAANLKSGSKLPGKESAGTIKRSQLAEIAQAKMADLNANDIKAATKIIEGSATSMGLEVVEG, from the coding sequence GTGGCAAAGAAGATTGAAGGCTATATCAAGCTGCAGGTGCCTGCGGGCTCTGCCAACCCCTCTCCGCCGATCGGCCCGGCTCTGGGTCAGCGCGGCGTGAACATCATGGAATTCTGCAAGCAGTTCAACGCTGCCACGCAGGAAATGGAAAAGGGCACGCCCCTTCCGACCGTGATCACCGTCTATGGTGACCGCAGCTTCACCTTCGTGACCAAGACTCCGCCGGCGAGCTATCTGATCAAGAAGGCGGCCAACCTGAAGAGCGGTTCGAAGCTTCCGGGCAAGGAAAGCGCCGGAACCATCAAGCGTTCGCAGCTGGCCGAAATCGCCCAGGCGAAGATGGCTGACCTCAATGCCAACGACATCAAGGCAGCAACGAAGATTATCGAAGGCTCGGCTACGTCGATGGGCCTCGAAGTGGTGGAGGGCTGA
- a CDS encoding divalent-cation tolerance protein CutA, with translation MIDPVSEASDIRLVYCPFADEEEARTIARTVVREQLAACANVLAPVQSIFHWEGALTEQAEVPVLFKTALPQSKALVARIVHLHSYDEPAVLVLPVEYCPPSFRAWVLGQTLATD, from the coding sequence ATGATCGATCCGGTCAGCGAGGCCAGCGATATCCGGCTGGTCTATTGCCCCTTTGCCGATGAGGAAGAAGCCCGGACCATCGCCCGCACGGTGGTGCGCGAACAGCTGGCCGCCTGCGCCAATGTGCTCGCGCCGGTCCAGTCGATCTTCCACTGGGAAGGCGCGCTGACCGAGCAGGCCGAAGTGCCGGTGCTGTTCAAGACCGCGCTGCCCCAGTCCAAGGCGCTGGTCGCGCGTATCGTCCATCTGCACAGCTATGACGAGCCTGCGGTGCTGGTGCTGCCGGTCGAATATTGCCCGCCCAGCTTCCGCGCCTGGGTGCTCGGCCAGACGCTGGCGACCGACTGA
- a CDS encoding cell wall hydrolase: MSKILKVASMAAMAVYSIATLSLTDASAAFASPLIADMIQPVPAQSSDDTASSATEAAVDASAQAETAPQQIDTQTAQPPLKAESLAQLVAMSDLPADMDEETRCLAGAVYFESKGETLNGQLAVAKVVIARRDSGRFASSLCGVVYQPSQFSFVRGGRMPAIPTASQDWKEAVAIAQIAIKDAWESPVEGALFFHARRVSPGWRMQRLAAVDNHVFYR, from the coding sequence ATGAGTAAGATCCTCAAGGTCGCCAGCATGGCCGCCATGGCAGTATATTCGATTGCCACACTCTCTCTCACCGACGCCTCAGCCGCCTTTGCATCGCCGCTGATCGCCGACATGATCCAGCCGGTTCCCGCCCAGAGCAGCGATGATACCGCATCCAGCGCCACCGAAGCTGCTGTCGATGCCTCTGCCCAGGCCGAAACCGCTCCCCAGCAGATCGACACGCAGACCGCCCAGCCGCCGCTCAAGGCCGAAAGCCTGGCGCAGCTCGTGGCGATGTCCGACCTTCCCGCCGACATGGACGAAGAGACCCGCTGCCTGGCGGGTGCCGTCTATTTCGAATCCAAGGGCGAAACTCTGAATGGCCAGCTTGCCGTCGCCAAGGTGGTGATCGCGCGCCGCGATTCGGGCCGCTTTGCCAGCAGCCTGTGCGGCGTGGTCTATCAGCCCAGCCAGTTCTCGTTCGTTCGCGGCGGCCGGATGCCCGCCATCCCCACCGCCAGCCAGGACTGGAAGGAAGCCGTCGCCATCGCCCAGATCGCGATCAAGGATGCCTGGGAAAGCCCGGTGGAAGGCGCGCTGTTCTTCCATGCGCGCCGCGTCTCGCCCGGCTGGCGCATGCAGCGCCTGGCGGCGGTCGACAATCACGTTTTCTATCGCTGA